In Chryseobacterium oryzae, the genomic stretch CATAATTCTAATTTAGACTTCATCTTTAGAAAACTTACTTAGCCATTTATAAAGAGTAGTTTTTGGAATTCTATATTCTTCTATTATCTGGTGTTTTGTTTTCTCCCCTTTGGTAATTTTTTCAATGATAAAATCTATCATTTCTTTGGTATAAATATTTTTCCTGAAACTGGGTAATGTAGTTTTATTAGGTTTTCCTTTAGATCCGGTAGGAGAATGAAATATAAGGTGTTGAGAATATATTCTGAAAAAATCATATTCTAAAAGTTTACTCCATCTTAAGAGAATTTCTGTATCCAAACTTTTAGAATTGAGCATTTCTTCAACTTCTTCTTCTGAGCAATTCAAGAAATTACAAATTCGAGACATCTCGATTTCACTTTCGGATAAAGCATTTCTAAGCATATTACCAATATAGATGTCTTTAAAAAAACTCATAACATTATTTTTTAGAAACTCATTAAAGAATTATAGAAAAGATGATTATCCGCATTTGCTTATATTTGAAGATTACAAATAATATTCTATATTATAAGCATAATGCAGATAATCGGTATATATAAAGTGTTTTTACTTATTTTTAAAGAACTTAGGGTACTTGTGTCATTATCATTGAAGAATCTACAGAGTATCCTCCATCAAAATGACCATCGCTCATTCTTTCTACATTTATTAAGTATTTAGAATTACCCGAAGTACTTGCACTTCCTGAAGGACTTACCTGAACCATTGTAAAGGTAATACGATAATTAGATCCCGTAGTTCCATCGTTTATTTGATAAATAGCAATATCATTTACATCTACACCCCCGTTACTGAAAATTAATTTTCTTCTTTCGGTATCATTAACATCGGAAGAAACAGGATATCTTGTTAAAAAAGTAACTAATGGTCTATCTGTTCCTTGCGAAGCATATGCTAGCTGTTTTCTATCGGGTGTAAACCAGCCGGAATTATCAATATCCATCTGTGGATTACCTCCAGAATCCTTATAGAGTTTATAGATAGCTACAGATGAGAATGGAACATTTGATAGAACATTAGTAGAAGGGTTTACATAATTAGATTTTATTTCTAGATAAGCTCCTGTTGGAGCTCCTGTATGTCTTACACATATTGTTCCTACGCATACCTCACTTTGTCCTGCGCCAGTAGGGTTATTAAATGTAAACGAACTTACAGAGATATTTGGAGTTCTCCCATTTATTGTTGCATTGTTACATTGCCAAGTTGGGCTGCGTGAGGAAACATACGTTTGGAAGCATTTTTGTTCTTTATTATAAATGGTAAGTCCTGAAATTGGATTTGTAATTCCATTACGTTCTGCTGTAAGCATCCTAGGTATTAAAATTCCTCTTTCTGTACTTTTTATTTCAAATGCAGCAGAAGCATCTGGAGAAGTTGTCCCTATTCCTATAGAGCCCGATGTTGTTACTACTACATCATTTGCATCTTTTTGCACTTGGGTAAGTGTTGTCGAGTTATTGTCTTTTCCTGCATCGACGTGTAAAATAGTACCGGAAGCTGGTTTATCTGTATTAATGCCCACTTGAGCAATTAAAGAAAAATTAAATAAAACCAAACTAAGTAATGTATAATATCTTTTCATTATTTGAAGTAGAATTTAATTAAAACGTTCTGCTACTATTAGGTAACGACCTGCACCTTGATTGGGTAAGTAATTGGTTTTACTATTGGATAATAAAGTTAAAAATATCCTGAATGCGTGTCCTGTTTGTGGCACAATGATGGTATAATTAATAAATTCACCACCACTTGCACCACCTCGGTACATTGTTGCTGGAGTTCTGTAATAAGTTTGGTTTGCATAGGTTTGTGTTTCTATATACGCAGGGCCTTGGCCATCTATATAAGCATAAACTCCTCCACCTTCTTTGTTATTACTCGTAGCATTTTGCCAACCATGAATAAGAACATGATTTAGAATATAAGAATTATCTGTTCTTACAGTTAGATCTCCTTCATTATCAGCACCATTATGACCTATAATTAAATTCGTTAAAAGTGTTCCAGAAGCATCTTTGATATCGAATTTCAAGCTACCTCTCGGACTTTGTGATCCATTTACAATATTGGTGCTGTTGGTGGAATATGAAGGTAGGTTATAAATCATTTTCTGGTTGTCCGGAACCTGAGTCACGCACTGCCATGATGGTGATGATTTAGTTCCCACATTCACCTGTATGCAAGATTCCGTACTGTTGTAAATCATTAGACCGGTTTCTGGCTGACTAATATTACCTCTCTCTGTCGTGGTTAATGAAGGAGGCATAAATCCCTTGTTGTTTGCTTGTATATCCAAGTAAGATGATGCATCGGGTGCTATATTTTTCACGCCTATCTGACCTGTATTGGTAATAACAAAATCATTTGAAGCTTCTGTAGCGCTTATGCTTCCAACTGTGGCTGTACCATTGTCTTTTAGACCATCAACATGCAATTGGGTATTTGTTGCAGGCTTATTAGTATTAATACCTACTCCCTGTGCCATCAAAAAACTCCCGAAAACTAGTGAGATAATACTGTATATTAATTGTGTCATTATTTATTTCTCTATGTGTATTTTTATTTATCTTAATTTCTCTACAACAATAAAATATTTTATTCCTCCTCTGTTTGTCCATCTCGGTTCACCGTTGTATGGAATCGGA encodes the following:
- a CDS encoding transposase, whose protein sequence is MSFFKDIYIGNMLRNALSESEIEMSRICNFLNCSEEEVEEMLNSKSLDTEILLRWSKLLEYDFFRIYSQHLIFHSPTGSKGKPNKTTLPSFRKNIYTKEMIDFIIEKITKGEKTKHQIIEEYRIPKTTLYKWLSKFSKDEV